tctGAGTCTTCGCTATCTGAATGCTCTTcaactttataatttttaaaaatttttttgttattcatcaaaaattaacataattatataaattataatgaaaattaaGTAATATAAACGATAAAAACGTTGTTTTTTAAACTgtaatattagaaaatttttataaaacaaaaagctaaatttaaaaaagaactAATTCTTCCACCATTCAGGTTTCAAaacaaaaactttttcatGATTACATACTAtttctttatcaattttatcaatagcAACAATTCCAATACCTAAATTATCTATACGTTTTATTAATTTGcctattcttttattattttcatcaaaTAATTGTGTACTATCACTAACAAGTTTagattcaaattttaaaggTAGTAATCTTTTTCTTACAACACCAACAAAATTTGTTCTTGCAGTTAATTCTTGACCAACGTAGCATCCTTTGTCAAAATTAATTCCATTCATTAAATCACCATTCATATTTAATGGTAATTCATTCTCAGTTTCAAAATTACCTTCAGGTATTCCAAAAACCATTCTtcttaaatgataatttttttcttcatcttTGTTTATGTTAACATCAACATCCTTATTGCTCAAAATTCTTGTTCCAAATGTATTAGTTCGTGGATCCTTGTAAGCATTTggattatcatttatttgttCTACagtaaaattaacatttttatcactatctgtaataataacatttctccgtattttatataaatttaataattttaacatccTCTGAACTATTGTATGATCCATCTCTAAAAGAAATTCATCTTCTACTTTATATACCAAAAGATCTGTAACAATTCTTCCTCTGGAATTAAGAAGAAAGGAAAATTCAATACCATTATTAGTTTTAtctaattttctaaaataagtaagaattaagtaaaaaaaataaaattttctgaATACCTTAAATCTTTAGTTAATAGTGCTTGAAGAAATGAAAACGATTCACTACCTTTTATGGAAATTAACTTCCTAAATGGTAATAAATAGCTTTGTAACATGTCATATCAAAAGACCAACTGATAGCACTCATTTTCCCAAATCTTCTTTTTaagacatttttttaaaatattgttacaagtgataatgataaaatttaaattcaataacttgttaatttattctaaatattagtttaaaaaaattaattctaaacatttaaaagaatagtactttatttatagatgattatttttctatacttttttttattttttaatcattagaaaattttttacgacataaattttatatattttaaatttttagcaACATATTGTTGTTTTAGAATTagttttaatgataaaattttttgaataactaacaataaataaattataatcaactaagacaattttttaacaataatatatttatttattaaagaaaaactttttaatctacagtaattttcaaaaattgttactaataaaaaaaaatattttagaatcaCTTAACtcaaaaataacaaaaagttttttatgtTGTTGAAACTTAATTTAAACTTGtcaactaaaataaaaagaatttaatatgatgtattttataattattttttatttatataggaattttatttttatcaattaaaaatatataaattgatatataaccaagttttttgattaaaaaaataatattaacttcaattttatttgtagtAAAATTTTCCTCACATATGCTTAcgttttatttgtaaaatcaattgttaaattttttttcttatatatttttggaGCATAAACATAATTGTAAgcattgttttaaatttgtattaGACGTGTTTACTATTGAATACATATAACACCAAATATCgtgttaattattattttctatctATTTGTCAAATCCTTTAATATTTCAGATTAACAATGGGTATCTTGGAAAAAATTAGTGATATTGAGAAAGAAATATCTCGCACTCAAGTCAACAAAAGAACAGAAATGCACTTGGGTTTTTTAAAAGCCAAATTAGCTAAATTACGAAGTGAATTGTTAGAGCCCACAAGTAAAAATGGTCCAAAAGGAGTTGGATTTGATGTCACAAAAAGTGGTGATGCTAGATGTGCTCTTATTGGATTTCCAAGTGTAGGAAAATCTACATTTTTATCTACAGTTACAAAGACAGAATCAGCTGTTGCTGCATACGCTTTTACGACTCTTACAGCTATTCCTGGAAAGATCGAATATAATGGAGCTAATATTCAACTACTTGATTTACCTGGTATTATTGAAGGTGCAGCTCAAGGTAAAGGTCGTGGAAGACAAGTTATAGCAACATGTAAATCGGCAGATTTAGTTCTGATGATGTTAGATGCACATAAAGGAGAAATTCAAAAAGATTTGCTTACAAGAGAATTGGAAAGTGCAGGAATACGCTTAAATCAACAACCACctgatatttattataagcaaaaaaaaattggtgGAATTAAATTCAATAAAACAGTTCCTTTGACAAAAGTAAATGAAAAACTGATAATTACAATATTACACtcttacaaaatttttaatgcaGATGTCGTTTTTAGAGAAGATGCTTCTGTAGATGAGTTTATTGATGTTGTACTTGGAAATAGGGTTTACATGAAgtgtttatatatttataacaagATCGATTCTGTAAGTCTAGAAGAGGTAAATAGATTAGCTAGGTTGCCGCATTCCGTTGTTATTAgttgtaatttaaaattgaatttgGATTATTTATTAGAGAAAATATGGGAATATCTTGCTTTGATTCGAGTATATACCAAGAAACCTGGAAATCCACCCGATCTTGGACCTGAAGATGGTATTATTCTAAGAGGATGTTCTACAGTTGAAAACTGTTGTCAAAATTTACATAGAGCTCTTgtaaatgaatttaaatatgCAATTGTATGGGGTACTTCTACTAAGTTTTCTCCTCAAAGAGTTGGATTAACTCATAAATTAGATCATGAAGATGTTAttcaaataatgaaaaaataattattattttatgttatactttctattataaataaaaaggattttttaattaaaatttatgatatttaaaaaaaggtaCTTTTGAGTTTTAGAAGGGGCAATTTgttttacatttaatatgcaaaaaattagaaacttatgaaattttattgtttcataacaaaaaaaaaatagtcttaaataattataaaatttgaaaaaaaaatttaagaaaaaacaactttttttggaatttgaatatgctactatagtcattcgatagcccttgaaacgggatgaaatttgaatataatcaacaatattcaaaaattaaaacttcaggagttataaagattcaaagttgaggggcgaaattggggaatatttttttgtaaatctcgatttctatgataatattgtaaattttaaaaataaatattttattccagattacttttttacgagaaattcattgctgctattcttatttttataggacttttaaaaatgaagttatgataagaaatatgtttaaaaaaaagttttaagaatctTGTGATAACTAAAGTTAATGAAGTCACAGAACCATGAAACTTGATGCGCTGAGcttctttcataatttaaggtgtaccctacgttgaaaagatttttaaattttaaaccgttcttgaaatattatgtttggtattttttcgcgcgtaaaccattgtcaccatttttttatatctcgaaagtggtttaaggtataaaaatattttgaaggtagaccccatatgaaaactcattagaagacgattgcagaaatctgattgcaattatctttattatgaagcgagatatgaccaagggcggaaatttttctaaaatattcattgttctcgacttttcagtatctcaagaaatacttatcctatgaagatgggactactttcattcgatttctattcaaaagtaggtctagataaataatttttatagctatagcattattattttcagagattcagaaattggctgaaaattttctaaatttctGATTTTTCCTCTAAAAATGCGATCAAAAAtgaacaactttttttggaatttgaataCGCGACtatagtcattcgatagcccatgaaatgggatgaattttgaatataatcaacaatattctaaaattaaaatttcatgagttataaggattcaaagtCGAGGGGCGAAagtggggaatatttttttgtaaatcatgatttttatgataatattgtaaattttaaaaataaatactttattctagatcacttttttacaacaaattcattaagcctattcTCATCTTTATAGGAGTTCAAAAAATGAAGTTATGATAAggaatatgtttaaaaaaaagttttaagaatctAGCGATAACTCATGTTAATGAAGTCACAGAGTTATAAAATCTGATGCGCTGTGCTTCTTTTGTAAATTAAGGTATACTTTACgttgaaaacatttttttattttcaatggttcttgagatatgaaatttggtactttttcgcgcgtaatccattgtcaccatttttttatatctcaaaaGTGCTTTAAGATATAGAAAAATTCTGAAGGTAGATCTCACTTGAAAACTCATTAGAAGACGATTGCAGAAATCTGATTgcatttatctttattttgaagcgagatatgaccaagggcggaaatttttttaaaatattcattgttccagacttttcaatatctcagcaaataattatcatatgaagatgggactactttcattcgatttctattcaaaagtaggtctagataaataatttttatagctataactttattattttcagagaTATGAAAATTGgctaaaaattttctagatttctgatattacctctaaaaatgtgaacaaagaaaaacatctttttttagaatttgaaTACACCATTATATTCATttgatagcccttgaaatgagatgaattttgaatataatcaacaatattcgaaaattgaaacttcaggagttataaggattcaaagttgagggcgaaattggggaatattttttttaaatctcgattttgatgataatattgtaaattataaaaataaatacattattCTAGATCACTTTTTTACgaaaaattcattaagcctatttacaactttataggacttctaaaaatgaagttatgataagaagtatgtttgaaaaaaagttttaagaacCTATCGATAACTCAAGTAAATGAAGTCACAGAATCATGAAACTTGATGCGCTGGGCTTTATTCATAATTTGAGATATACTCTACGttgaaaagaattttaaatttttatccgttcttgagatatgaaacttggtactttttcgcgcgttatctattgtcaccatttttttatatctcgaaaGTGGTTAAAggtatgaaaatattttgaaggtagacctcACTTGAAAACTTATCAGAAGACGATTGCAGAAAGCTGATTTCATTTATCTTGATTTTGAAAGGAGATATGACCaagggcggaaatttttctaaaatattcattgttctcgacttttcagtatctcagcaaatatttatcctatgaagatgggactagtttcattcgatttctattcaaaaattGGTCTAGAGTAATAAATTCTAGAGCTATAGCTTCATTATTTTCAGAGATTCAGAAAGTGGCTGAAAATATTCTAGATTTCCAACTTTACCTGTAAAAATGTGAACAAAATAAAGCAACTTTTTGtggaatttgaatatgcCACTATATTCATTCGATAACCCTTGAGatgggatgaattttgaatataatcaacaatatactaaaattaaaactccaggagttataaggattcaaagttgagggcgaaattggggaatattttaatgtaaatttcGACTTCTATGATACAATGAGATATTTTGCAAAAAAACAGTTGTTTctagatcaattttttacgataaattcattaagcctattcATTTCCTGATAGgacttataaaaatgaagatatgataagaaatatactttaaaaaaagttttaagaatttagtgataactcaagttaaTGAAGTCACAGGTCTATGAAGTTGGATGCGCTGTGCTTCATTCGTGATTTAAAATGTACCCTACgttgaaaagatttttaaattttcaaccgttcttgaaatattgtgtttggtattttttcgcgcgtaaaccattgtcaccatttttttatatctcgaaagtggttcacgatataaaaaaattttgaaggtagaccccatATGAAAACTCATTAGAAGATGATTGCAGAAAACTGCTTCCATTTATCTTCATTatgaagcgagatatgaccaagggcggaaatttttctaaaatattcattgttcccgaCTTTTCAATATCTCAAGAAATACTTATCCTATGATGATGGGACTActttcattcgatttcttTTCAAAATTAGGTCTAGATTAATAAATTCTAGAGCTATAGcatcattattttcagaGATTCAGAAAGTGGCTGAAAATATTCTAGATTTCCAACTTTACCTGTAAaaatgtgataaaaaaaacaattttttttggaaGTTAAATATGCGACCatagtcattcgatagctTTTGGAacgggatgaattttgaatataagcAACAATGGCTTAATTTTAGAGTCAGGTAtgaattagaaattttttttgaaaattcgaatattaaattaatgtataatttttttttatttatttatatgataattttggttatttatgttagaaatttttttaaaaccttttgaacttttttatttaaatttttttaaattcattacGTCAGCGACTCCGAAAGATATccttaaaatttatatgtataaattcttatttttttacattgtAGTCCTTTTTACTTTGAAAAGGCTTTATAAAGTACCTTCTAGTTTCATTTGTTACTCATTATGTATATCATACATTTCTAAAAGAATACAGTACTAACTTTTTCACCAGAAAGAAAACTtcaaata
This Strongyloides ratti genome assembly S_ratti_ED321, chromosome : 2 DNA region includes the following protein-coding sequences:
- a CDS encoding Putative transferase CAF17, mitochondrial → MLQSYLLPFRKLISIKGSESFSFLQALLTKDLRKLDKTNNGIEFSFLLNSRGRIVTDLLVYKVEDEFLLEMDHTIVQRMLKLLNLYKIRRNVIITDSDKNVNFTVEQINDNPNAYKDPRTNTFGTRILSNKDVDVNINKDEEKNYHLRRMVFGIPEGNFETENELPLNMNGDLMNGINFDKGCYVGQELTARTNFVGVVRKRLLPLKFESKLVSDSTQLFDENNKRIGKLIKRIDNLGIGIVAIDKIDKEIVCNHEKVFVLKPEWWKN
- a CDS encoding AT06125p, with the protein product MGILEKISDIEKEISRTQVNKRTEMHLGFLKAKLAKLRSELLEPTSKNGPKGVGFDVTKSGDARCALIGFPSVGKSTFLSTVTKTESAVAAYAFTTLTAIPGKIEYNGANIQLLDLPGIIEGAAQGKGRGRQVIATCKSADLVLMMLDAHKGEIQKDLLTRELESAGIRLNQQPPDIYYKQKKIGGIKFNKTVPLTKVNEKLIITILHSYKIFNADVVFREDASVDEFIDVVLGNRVYMKCLYIYNKIDSVSLEEVNRLARLPHSVVISCNLKLNLDYLLEKIWEYLALIRVYTKKPGNPPDLGPEDGIILRGCSTVENCCQNLHRALVNEFKYAIVWGTSTKFSPQRVGLTHKLDHEDVIQIMKK